One Campylobacter pinnipediorum subsp. caledonicus genomic window carries:
- a CDS encoding fumarate reductase iron-sulfur subunit — MSRKITIKAFKYNPLSKISKPYFATYELEETPGMTIFIALNYIRERHDPDLSFDFVCRAGICGSCGMLINGKPSLACRTLTKDFESGVIELMPLPVFRLIKDLSVDTGNWMNAMSKRVESWIHTDHKTDISKLEEKVEPEVAQEVFELDRCIECGICVAACGTAIMRKDFIGAVGLNRVARFKIDALDKRTDEDFYELIGDDDGVFGCMSLLACEDNCPKHLPLQSKIAYMRRKLASVK, encoded by the coding sequence ATGAGTAGAAAAATAACAATTAAAGCATTTAAATATAACCCATTAAGCAAAATTTCAAAACCATATTTTGCAACCTATGAGCTAGAAGAAACGCCTGGAATGACTATTTTTATAGCATTAAACTATATAAGAGAAAGACACGACCCGGATCTAAGCTTTGATTTTGTGTGTCGTGCGGGAATTTGTGGTAGCTGTGGAATGCTAATAAACGGAAAGCCTAGTTTAGCATGTAGAACACTTACAAAAGATTTTGAAAGTGGTGTTATAGAGCTTATGCCACTTCCTGTATTTAGACTCATTAAAGATTTAAGCGTTGATACTGGAAATTGGATGAATGCTATGAGTAAAAGGGTTGAGAGTTGGATACACACAGATCACAAAACAGATATATCAAAACTTGAAGAAAAGGTTGAGCCAGAAGTAGCACAAGAAGTATTTGAGCTTGATAGATGTATAGAATGCGGTATTTGCGTTGCTGCTTGTGGAACCGCTATTATGAGAAAAGATTTTATAGGTGCTGTTGGATTAAATAGAGTAGCTAGATTTAAAATTGATGCGCTTGACAAAAGAACAGATGAAGACTTTTATGAGCTTATAGGCGACGATGATGGAGTCTTTGGTTGTATGAGCTTGCTTGCTTGTGAAGATAACTGTCCAAAACACTTACCTTTACAAAGCAAAATAGCTTATATGAGAAGAAAACTAGCAAGTGTAAAATAA
- a CDS encoding DoxX family protein, with translation MKFYYSCAKKLHNVDLAMLFIRLGLAGTIILHGIAKIIHGISKIQGSLVGLGFPEFIANGFAYFVYVGEILAPIMLILGIFSRLAGVFILGTSLFIFLVKGVAILGLDAHTGGLVYAEAYFYLITSLAIIFAGSGKYALRKD, from the coding sequence ATGAAATTTTATTATTCATGTGCAAAAAAATTACACAATGTTGACCTTGCTATGCTTTTTATAAGACTTGGTCTTGCTGGCACTATTATTTTACATGGTATTGCAAAAATCATTCATGGCATTAGTAAAATACAAGGTTCGTTAGTTGGTCTTGGTTTTCCTGAATTTATAGCAAATGGTTTTGCTTATTTTGTTTATGTTGGTGAAATTCTAGCTCCAATCATGCTTATATTAGGTATATTTAGTAGATTAGCAGGTGTTTTTATATTAGGAACTTCTTTATTTATATTCCTTGTAAAAGGTGTCGCTATACTTGGACTTGATGCGCATACTGGTGGTTTAGTTTATGCAGAAGCATATTTTTATTTAATTACTTCACTTGCAATAATATTTGCCGGAAGCGGTAAATACGCTCTTAGAAAAGACTAA
- a CDS encoding FlhB-like flagellar biosynthesis protein: MANIIKKKAVALGYNKKKDNAPKVMASGSGEVANNIINLAKEHKIPIKEDPDLIEILSKVEVNQEIPSNLYKAVAEIFSFLYKMTNKS; this comes from the coding sequence ATGGCAAATATTATTAAGAAAAAAGCTGTTGCCCTAGGTTACAATAAGAAAAAAGATAATGCCCCAAAGGTTATGGCTAGCGGTAGTGGCGAGGTGGCAAACAATATTATAAATTTAGCAAAAGAGCATAAAATTCCAATAAAAGAAGACCCTGATCTTATAGAAATTTTAAGCAAGGTTGAAGTAAATCAAGAGATACCATCAAACTTATATAAGGCTGTTGCTGAGATATTTAGCTTTTTGTATAAGATGACAAATAAGTCTTGA
- a CDS encoding flagellar hook-length control protein FliK: MADITTNIQNSINQTGLNTNVKQTGQIFKKQPQPNTKDTISRDKLDLENVDKFINKVMNELSGAKTKNQTNKILQMVKDTKIAPNLANDIQNVAKLIENDESIQNNPALKDLALKLKEFLKPIADIKTATLNEQIKNSGVMLEGNLKEALNPQKLPSSINKLLFDIKNLSNNDLLDKILTLSKNENLNDNDSFLKLKEILKNEETVLLKTLNNSNIKGLLTDVNKLDNISKFLSKFQINIENSGDKVKLYVDKLQDFVSKLDNKINSLNTNEKLNQISGFSSNFKDLKIALKDIQNTLKSLNNIGDEINLVKSFDDLLDGSNSNLQFKLQSAARRLSASLTFIDNNASDASNKLKEIKHISNQLKIASNDIINIEKNNIDVAKIISSDIKSTLLSIQEKSAGLNNSSQINQISEKMLSQIEIHQMVSSIGGGIQTYLPYIWDGVDGGSIAFKQGKRDRYYAQIDLNFKQYGKVNIMVGLIDKKYIDISIATAQKSLKDIIFNEAKELKSSISKLGLIVSNFNLKVLSKNEIAAKFKDFSGLEFGFDKKA; this comes from the coding sequence ATGGCAGATATAACAACAAATATACAAAATAGTATCAATCAGACCGGTCTTAATACAAATGTAAAACAGACTGGTCAAATTTTTAAAAAACAACCACAGCCTAATACAAAAGATACTATTTCTAGAGATAAATTAGATCTTGAAAATGTAGATAAGTTTATAAATAAAGTTATGAATGAGCTTTCTGGTGCAAAAACCAAAAATCAGACAAACAAAATTTTGCAAATGGTAAAAGATACAAAAATAGCACCAAATTTAGCAAACGATATACAAAATGTCGCCAAGCTTATTGAAAATGATGAAAGCATACAAAACAATCCAGCTTTAAAAGATTTAGCTTTAAAATTAAAAGAATTTTTAAAACCAATAGCTGATATAAAAACCGCCACTTTAAACGAACAGATAAAAAATTCAGGTGTTATGCTTGAGGGTAATTTAAAAGAAGCATTAAATCCACAAAAGCTTCCAAGCTCTATAAATAAACTTTTATTTGATATAAAAAATCTTTCAAATAATGATTTGCTTGATAAAATTTTAACTTTATCAAAAAATGAAAATTTAAACGATAATGATTCGTTTTTAAAATTAAAAGAAATTTTAAAAAATGAAGAAACGGTGCTTTTAAAAACATTAAACAATTCAAATATAAAAGGCTTATTGACAGATGTAAATAAGCTTGATAATATATCTAAATTCCTTAGTAAATTTCAGATAAATATTGAAAACAGTGGAGATAAGGTTAAACTTTATGTTGATAAATTGCAAGATTTTGTATCAAAACTTGATAATAAAATAAACTCTTTAAATACAAATGAAAAATTAAATCAAATTTCTGGTTTTTCTTCAAATTTTAAAGATTTAAAAATAGCTTTAAAAGATATACAAAATACATTAAAATCATTAAACAATATTGGAGATGAGATCAATCTTGTAAAATCTTTTGATGATTTACTTGATGGTAGTAATTCAAATTTGCAGTTTAAGTTACAAAGTGCAGCAAGAAGGCTTAGTGCTAGTTTAACTTTTATAGATAATAATGCAAGTGATGCGAGTAATAAACTAAAAGAGATAAAACATATCTCAAATCAGCTAAAGATAGCATCAAATGATATAATTAATATTGAAAAAAATAACATAGATGTCGCAAAAATAATTAGTAGTGATATAAAAAGCACCTTGCTCTCTATACAAGAAAAATCGGCAGGATTAAATAACTCATCTCAGATAAATCAAATAAGTGAAAAGATGTTATCTCAGATAGAGATACATCAAATGGTTTCTAGTATAGGTGGTGGAATTCAGACATATTTGCCATATATTTGGGATGGGGTTGATGGTGGAAGTATAGCTTTTAAGCAAGGCAAAAGAGATAGATATTATGCTCAAATAGATTTAAATTTTAAGCAATATGGCAAAGTTAATATAATGGTTGGACTTATAGATAAGAAATATATAGATATATCTATCGCCACTGCTCAAAAATCACTTAAAGATATAATATTTAATGAAGCAAAGGAGCTTAAAAGCTCTATCTCAAAACTTGGTTTAATTGTTTCTAATTTTAATTTAAAGGTACTATCTAAAAATGAAATTGCTGCAAAATTTAAAGATTTTTCAGGTCTTGAATTTGGTTTTGATAAGAAGGCTTGA
- a CDS encoding MFS transporter — protein sequence MSNSKRIIKTMMPLFLGMSLLFVGNGLVVSSLSTLLKQMNIDNVTIGLINACFFVGAILSTLTSHIIISKVGHIRSFAIFSAFFGVCSMVYELGANLYFWAFLRGCLGYCYYALLVVIESWLNEKARNKNRSRILAFYEGVFYVSFGVGILILALNLKPTQIFIISAAFIMLSSIPLNLTKIRQPAIPQRQNASFPKIFSVAPLALVGSVVAGVLINGFFSMASLFILSQGFSLTNVSFFMTIAMLGGFVSQFIMGYLSDTLGRKFAIISSSLVGFFASIGFLFVGNNIILQYVLSFFLGGGIFCLYVLSLARANDMLEHKSKSMEIGRTLLFSYSFGSLVSSIVIGFAMNFFGNFGFIYVYIVLLFVLIVFALTKESIPKEDRISYNPHTIKTTVIDELNIEYENQESKQI from the coding sequence ATGTCAAATAGCAAACGCATTATAAAGACTATGATGCCTCTGTTTTTGGGTATGAGTCTTTTATTTGTCGGAAATGGACTAGTTGTTAGTTCTCTTTCTACATTGCTTAAGCAAATGAATATTGATAATGTGACTATAGGTCTTATAAATGCATGCTTTTTTGTTGGAGCTATACTTAGTACTTTAACATCTCACATTATAATTTCAAAAGTAGGGCATATTCGTTCATTTGCTATTTTTAGCGCGTTTTTTGGTGTTTGTTCTATGGTGTATGAGCTTGGCGCAAATTTGTATTTTTGGGCATTTTTAAGAGGGTGTTTAGGTTATTGTTACTATGCCCTTTTAGTTGTTATAGAAAGTTGGTTAAATGAAAAAGCAAGAAATAAAAATCGCTCAAGAATACTAGCCTTTTATGAGGGAGTTTTTTATGTATCTTTTGGTGTGGGTATTTTGATTTTAGCTTTAAACTTAAAACCTACTCAGATTTTTATAATATCGGCTGCTTTTATTATGCTTTCAAGTATACCTTTGAATTTAACAAAGATAAGACAACCAGCTATTCCTCAAAGACAAAATGCAAGTTTTCCTAAAATTTTTTCAGTAGCACCTCTTGCACTTGTTGGAAGTGTTGTTGCTGGTGTTTTAATAAATGGATTTTTCTCTATGGCAAGTTTATTTATATTATCACAAGGGTTTTCTTTAACTAATGTATCATTTTTTATGACCATAGCAATGCTTGGTGGATTTGTTTCTCAGTTTATTATGGGTTATTTATCAGATACACTTGGTAGAAAGTTTGCTATTATATCATCTTCTTTGGTTGGTTTTTTTGCATCAATTGGTTTTTTATTTGTCGGCAATAATATTATTTTGCAGTATGTTTTATCATTTTTTCTTGGTGGTGGTATTTTTTGTCTTTATGTTTTGTCCTTGGCTAGGGCAAATGATATGCTAGAGCATAAATCAAAAAGCATGGAGATCGGAAGAACGCTTTTGTTTAGCTACTCTTTTGGTTCTTTGGTTTCATCTATTGTTATTGGTTTTGCTATGAATTTTTTTGGAAATTTTGGTTTTATATATGTTTATATTGTTTTGCTTTTTGTGCTTATAGTATTTGCGTTAACAAAAGAGAGTATACCAAAAGAAGATAGAATAAGCTATAACCCTCATACTATTAAAACAACTGTGATAGATGAGTTAAATATAGAGTATGAAAATCAAGAATCAAAGCAAATTTAA
- a CDS encoding AtpZ/AtpI family protein yields MAKIKDVVGAAQHLSLGISIVVAVLIGVGLGMWLKNITGLGFMLWVGVGFGIAAAVLNIKKAYEQQIKSLDELKDENRYKFSKDNNEI; encoded by the coding sequence ATGGCAAAAATAAAAGATGTCGTTGGTGCTGCTCAGCATCTTAGCTTAGGTATATCTATAGTTGTTGCTGTTTTGATTGGAGTCGGGCTTGGTATGTGGCTAAAAAATATTACCGGACTTGGATTTATGCTTTGGGTTGGAGTTGGATTTGGTATCGCAGCAGCTGTTTTAAATATCAAAAAGGCATATGAACAGCAGATAAAAAGTTTGGATGAATTAAAAGATGAAAATAGATATAAATTTTCAAAAGACAACAATGAAATTTAA
- the hemL gene encoding glutamate-1-semialdehyde 2,1-aminomutase, with protein sequence MTNKDAFNEAKKFIPGGVNSPVRAFKSVNAVPIVIQKGDGSYLYDVEGKKYIDFIQSWGPLIFGHCDKDIQNAISSALSYGISYGAPSLNETTLAKIVCDKFKNIDKIRFVSSGTEATMSAIRVARGYAKKDGLIKFEGCYHGHSDALLVKAGSGATTYLHASSAGVPENTVKDTHLAIYNDLQSVENIFKTQSIGAVIIEPIAGNMGLVPAKKEFLQGLRKLCDEYKAVLIFDEVMSGFRASEFGSLPYHGVLADMITFGKVIGGGMNVAAFGGKNEIMDCLSPNGAVYQAGTLSGNPLAMAAGIASIKKINENPEIYKRLETMANNLVNGFKQAGAKYGVDIQINVRGSMFGFFFNKNEVLNYDDALKSDTKMYALFHQAMLNKGVYLAPSQFETGFICTTMTDEDIEFAVNAANEAFKEITK encoded by the coding sequence ATGACAAATAAAGATGCGTTTAACGAAGCTAAAAAATTTATACCAGGTGGTGTAAACTCTCCAGTTAGAGCTTTTAAAAGTGTTAATGCGGTTCCTATCGTGATACAAAAAGGAGATGGATCTTATTTGTATGATGTGGAGGGTAAAAAATATATTGATTTTATACAAAGCTGGGGGCCGCTTATATTTGGACATTGTGATAAAGATATACAAAATGCTATAAGTTCGGCTTTAAGCTATGGTATCAGCTACGGCGCTCCTAGTCTAAATGAGACTACACTTGCTAAAATAGTATGTGATAAATTTAAAAACATAGATAAAATTCGTTTCGTTAGTTCAGGCACAGAGGCTACAATGAGCGCTATAAGAGTGGCTAGGGGTTATGCGAAAAAAGATGGACTTATAAAATTTGAAGGTTGCTATCACGGACACTCAGATGCACTTTTGGTAAAAGCTGGTAGTGGTGCTACTACTTATCTTCATGCATCAAGTGCGGGAGTTCCTGAAAATACAGTAAAAGATACACATTTGGCTATCTATAATGACTTGCAAAGTGTTGAAAATATTTTTAAAACTCAAAGTATTGGCGCTGTTATAATAGAACCAATAGCTGGGAACATGGGCTTAGTTCCTGCCAAAAAAGAATTCTTACAAGGCCTAAGAAAACTTTGTGATGAATATAAAGCGGTGTTAATATTTGATGAGGTTATGAGTGGTTTTAGGGCTTCAGAGTTTGGTTCTTTGCCTTATCACGGTGTTCTTGCTGATATGATTACATTTGGAAAAGTAATAGGCGGTGGTATGAATGTTGCTGCTTTTGGTGGTAAGAATGAGATAATGGATTGTCTTAGTCCAAATGGAGCGGTGTATCAAGCTGGAACATTAAGCGGAAATCCTCTGGCTATGGCCGCTGGTATAGCTTCTATCAAAAAGATAAATGAAAATCCAGAAATTTATAAAAGATTAGAAACTATGGCAAATAACTTGGTAAATGGTTTTAAACAAGCTGGAGCTAAATATGGTGTTGATATTCAGATAAATGTCCGTGGTTCGATGTTTGGATTTTTCTTTAATAAAAATGAAGTTTTAAATTACGATGATGCTTTAAAAAGTGATACAAAAATGTATGCTTTGTTTCATCAAGCAATGCTCAACAAGGGTGTGTATCTAGCCCCTAGTCAGTTTGAAACAGGATTTATTTGCACAACCATGACAGATGAAGATATAGAGTTTGCTGTAAATGCTGCAAATGAGGCATTTAAGGAGATAACAAAATAA
- the folD gene encoding bifunctional methylenetetrahydrofolate dehydrogenase/methenyltetrahydrofolate cyclohydrolase FolD: protein MKILDGKISSANAKEQIKHDTEVLKNIGVEPALAVILVGENKASQTYVASKEKACIQTGIKSIMHRLPESTTQSELLALINVLNLDDGVDGILVQLPLPKHIDTNTVLENIRCDKDVDGFHAINVGKLASGFKDGFVPCTPLGIMNMLNEYNIDPAGKNAVIIGRSNIVGKPMASLLLNANATITITHSKTKNLKEICKNADIIVAAIGKPNFVTKDMVKDGAIVIDVGINRLDDGSLCGDVDFKNVAEKTSYITPVPGGVGPMTIAMLLKNTIKSTQNRAKKLGLV, encoded by the coding sequence ATGAAAATTTTAGATGGCAAAATAAGTAGTGCAAATGCAAAAGAGCAGATAAAGCACGATACAGAAGTCTTAAAAAATATAGGAGTGGAGCCTGCACTTGCTGTTATCTTGGTTGGTGAAAACAAGGCTAGTCAAACCTATGTTGCCTCAAAAGAAAAAGCTTGCATACAAACAGGAATAAAATCCATAATGCACCGTTTGCCAGAAAGCACAACCCAAAGTGAACTTTTAGCACTTATTAATGTATTAAATTTAGATGATGGAGTGGATGGAATTTTAGTTCAACTTCCTTTACCAAAACACATAGACACAAATACTGTTTTAGAAAATATCAGATGCGATAAGGATGTTGATGGTTTTCACGCTATAAATGTCGGAAAACTAGCAAGTGGTTTTAAAGATGGATTTGTACCCTGTACCCCTTTGGGAATAATGAATATGTTAAATGAGTATAACATTGATCCAGCTGGAAAAAATGCTGTAATAATCGGAAGAAGCAATATCGTAGGAAAACCTATGGCGAGCTTACTTTTAAACGCAAACGCAACAATAACAATAACACACTCTAAAACTAAAAATTTAAAAGAAATTTGTAAAAATGCGGATATAATAGTAGCTGCAATAGGAAAGCCTAATTTTGTAACTAAAGATATGGTTAAAGATGGTGCTATTGTTATTGATGTCGGTATAAACAGACTTGATGATGGCTCTCTTTGTGGAGATGTTGATTTTAAAAATGTAGCTGAAAAAACTAGCTATATAACTCCAGTTCCAGGCGGAGTTGGACCTATGACTATAGCAATGCTTTTAAAAAACACAATAAAATCAACACAAAATAGAGCCAAAAAACTTGGCTTAGTTTAA